The following proteins come from a genomic window of Lolium rigidum isolate FL_2022 chromosome 5, APGP_CSIRO_Lrig_0.1, whole genome shotgun sequence:
- the LOC124656713 gene encoding LOW QUALITY PROTEIN: probable disease resistance protein At1g61190 (The sequence of the model RefSeq protein was modified relative to this genomic sequence to represent the inferred CDS: inserted 1 base in 1 codon): MEVGGGSAEVGRRLEGAALEQSAMAFGAVGREAAWLTEWHKWLXIVNTLIKPLYNIVFKHLMYPFTASRNVKHLKEATQGLIAKGSDVQHEIEIAERNGMKAKNEVRRWLENVDAIKSDEEAISQVYDDRCNVLGCISINCWSNYKISKSAEKELLKAQECAKIDISVVAVQPLPPSVREMPVSSTGLLSEELNVQKAAQCIRDSSVGMIGIWGLGGVGKTHLLKKINNSFVGDSFFDVVVFVTASKECSAEKIQAEIVKKLGLRNDDDIESQANIIYDFLSRRSFLVLLDDLWEQLDLQATGVPYPLGFVALSKELVKELKGLPLALIATGKAMYPKKDPSEWETAIRLLRRSGHDVGDPTSMENTIFFKLKLSYDSLGNDTMRRCFLICSLWPEDSPIAKDDLIQCWMGLSLLNKCDIQSSYSEGYNIVGHLQAASLLEATEDSSEHLKMHDVIRDMAIWISCGCGENNNKWVVHAEIGKTASRKCIPWNRVEYLSMMGNGLEELPYLGDDGGVNENSLGSVRSKCWLGSCCTELRTLLLQDNKFSEKALGNIYLFTTLTYLDLSHNQIFVLPLALCALGDLEYLNLSYNYISELPKDLKHLIKLKFLYLRGNPIHTVPKGTISRLEELQVLDLLSSQVLSRATYTLSLLQELDMLDNLKAVEIGVKGDATYELVGKFPRLPIRSIHLSRLIGTPSFSFLDGFFSSSSVQTSLHDLTIYKCYMQQILIRNGIGGAIFQFDILKSLTLDSLLSLKRIIWKRVAPESLFPRLTYLAIVHCQSLRCITWAMYLPCLERILVNGCGNMSQIVRTKKKDNVDTEYKGQESPKAIQSFPCLKYFELQSLRGLSSICDPEVTFPSLETMEISFCPKLKRLPFLTKSMPQRLRNISVPLVQMKWWETLEWADEDVKRAIQPLVNSDISDYLEQNPIYLVSMLITIFIAAIIVLFLQSNLTPLTYLQ, translated from the exons ATGGAGGTCGGAGGGGGCAGCGCTGAAGTAGGACGGAGATTGGAGGGGGCAGCGCTGGAGCAGTCAGCAATGGCGTTCGGAGCCGTCGGCCGCGAGGCAGCGTG GCTTACAGAATGGCACAAGTGGT CCATAGTCAACACTCTTATTAAGCCACTTTACAATATCGTCTTCAAGCATTTGATGTATCCATTCACAGCTAGCAGAAATGTCAAACATCTCAAGGAAGCGACCCAGGGTTTGATTGCTAAGGGCAGCGATGTCCAGCACGAGATTGAGATTGCTGAGAGAAATGGCATGAAAGCAAAGAATGAAGTGCGAAGGTGGCTTGAAAATGTGGATGCCATCAAGTCGGATGAAGAAGCAATTAGTCAAGTGTATGATGACAGATGCAATGTTCTTGGCTGTATCTCTATAAATTGCTGGTCAAACTACAAAATCAGCAAGAGTGCAGAAAAGGAGCTTCTGAAAGCCCAAGAGTGTGCCAAGATTGACATTAGTGTTGTTGCAGTCCAGCCGCTGCCACCATCAGTCCGTGAAATGCCCGTCTCATCCACTGGACTGCTCAGTGAAGAGCTTAATGTGCAGAAGGCTGCCCAGTGCATTAGGGATTCTTCAGTTGGAATGATTGGTATATGGGGTCTAGGTGGAGTGGGAAAGACTCATCTTCTGAAGAAGATCAACAATTCCTTTGTCGGAGACTCTTTCTTTGACGTTGTTGTCTTTGTTACAGCCTCAAAAGAATGTTCAGCCGAAAAGATCCAGGCCGAAATAGTAAAGAAACTTGGCTTAAGGAACGACGACGACATAGAATCCCAAGCAAATATCATTTATGACTTTCTAAGCAGGAGGAGTTTTCTTGTACTACTGGATGACCTCTGGGAGCAGTTGGACTTACAAGCAACAGGTGTCCCATATCCTCTTGGATTTGTTG CCCTTTCAAAAGAGCTTGTGAAGGAGCTAAAGGGCTTGCCCTTGGCGTTAATAGCTACCGGAAAGGCAATGTATCCAAAGAAAGATCCAAGTGAATGGGAAACAGCTATTCGTTTACTGCGGCGATCTGGCCATGATGTGGGTGACCCCACGTCTATGGAGAACACCATTTTCTTCAAGTTAAAACTTAGCTATGATAGCTTGGGGAATGATACTATGAGACGTTGTTTCCTCATTTGCTCATTGTGGCCAGAGGATTCTCCTATTGCTAAAGACGATCTGATCCAATGTTGGATGGGTCTAAGCCTACTTAATAAATGTGATATACAGAGTTCTTACAGTGAAGGCTACAACATAGTAGGCCACCTGCAAGCTGCATCATTGCTGGAAGCTACTGAAGACAGTAGTGAGCACCTTAAAATGCATGATGTGATTCGTGATATGGCAATATGGATATCGTGTGGTTGCGGTGAAAACAATAACAAATGGGTCGTTCATGCAGAAATCGGTAAAACTGCATCTAGAAAGTGCATCCCTTGGAACAGAGTGGAATATTTGTCAATGATGGGCAATGGACTGGAAGAACTCCCATATcttggtgatgatggtggtgtGAACGAAAATAGTCTGGGCAGTGTCAGATCTAAGTGTTGGCTAGGTTCCTGCTGTACAGAACTTAGGACACTGCTTCTTCAAGATAATAAGTTCAGTGAGAAGGCACTTGGAAATATTTACCTTTTCACTACATTGACATACCTAGATTTGAGTCACAACCAAATTTTTGTTTTACCTTTAGCACTGTGTGCTTTGGGAGATCTAGAGTACCTCAACTTGTCATACAATTACATCAGTGAATTGCCCAAGGACCTTAAACACCTCATCAAGCTCAAATTCCTATATCTAAGAGGTAATCCAATACATACAGTACCAAAGGGCACCATATCAAGGCTTGAGGAATTGCAAGTTCTGGACTTATTGTCATCTCAGGTATTATCGCGTGCAACCTATACTCTATCATTGCTCCAGGAATTGGATATGCTGGATAACTTGAAAGCTGTGGAAATTGGGGTCAAAGGTGATGCAACATATGAATTGGTAGGCAAGTTTCCTAGACTCCCTATTAGATCCATCCATTTGAGCAGGCTGATAGGGACACCATCATTCAGTTTCTTGGATGGTTTTTTCTCAAGCTCCTCGGTGCAAACGAGCTTACATGATCTTACGATCTACAAGTGTTATATGCAGCAGATACTGATTAGAAACGGTATAGGAGGAGCAATTTTCCAGTTTGACATACTAAAATCGCTCACGTTAGACAGCCTCCTCAGCTTAAAGCGGATAATTTGGAAGCGAGTAGCTCCAGAATCTCTTTTTCCAAGGTTAACTTACCTGGCAATTGTACACTGTCAGAGTCTTAGGTGCATCACCTGGGCAatgtatcttccttgccttgagaGAATCCTTGTAAATGGTTGCGGTAACATGAGTCAAATTGTTCGAACTAAAAAGAAGGACAATGTTGACACAGAATATAAAGGACAGGAGAGCCCAAAGGCGATTCAGAGCTTTCCTTGTCTCAAATACTTTGAACTGCAAAGTCTTCGTGGGCTGTCGAGCATATGTGATCCTGAAGTGACTTTCCCATCACTTGAGACCATGGAGATATCGTTTTGTCCGAAGTTGAAGAGACTTCCTTTCCTGACGAAAAGCATGCCACAGAGATTGCGCAATATTAGTGTTCCCCTCGTTCAGATGAAATGGTGGGAGACACTGGAATGGGCCGATGAAGATGTCAAGCGTGCCATACAGCCTCTTGTCAATTCGGACATCTCTGATTACCTGGAGCAGAATCCTATCTACTTGGTTAGCATGCTGATTACCATTTTTATTGCTGCCATAATAGTTTTGTTTTTACAATCTAATTTGACTCCGCTCACTTATTTGCAGTAG
- the LOC124654829 gene encoding uncharacterized protein LOC124654829, with the protein MRVLRLCLCGQEAQGAVRSVVLQILTYLMECPTRTKLARWMVCSVQEEWCYYQEVDFCQLFSRSIFKWGSLVLSPCTKRQKKCKLNHSFLDLFAPTGVIVLIANNII; encoded by the exons atgcgtgtcctccgcctgtgCCTTT GCGGCCAGGAGGCACAAGGAGCAGTGAGGTCGGTGGTGCTACAAATCCTTACGTATTTGATGGAATGTCCCACACGTACTAag CTGGCGAGATGGATGGTGTGCTCAGTCCAAGAAGAGTGGTGTTATTACCAAGAAGTAGACTTCTGTCAATTGTTCTCGAGGTCAATTTTTAAATGGGGATCCTTGGTCCTCTCTCCATGTACAAAAC GTCAGAAGAAGTGCAAGCTTAACCATTCTTTTCTGGATTTATTTGCGCCTACAG GTGTCATTGTTCTCATAGCAAACAACATCATTTGA